One Eptesicus fuscus isolate TK198812 chromosome 13, DD_ASM_mEF_20220401, whole genome shotgun sequence genomic window, tccacctgccctggctctgACCAGAGTGAGGTCTTTGGGGCAGCGAGGTGGACACTTCAGTCCCCTTTTCCCCAAAATGTTTCCTGAGCACCTGGGGCCCCAAAGAACAAGATTGTCCCTGCGTCCGGGGAGCTGACTGCCTTCTAGCAGGGCGCCGAGGGATGGAGGGAGCTGAGCTGTCCGGAgagccacggggggggggggggggggcgttccggGAGCATCACTTTCATTGGACCCCCAGGGCCTGCTGAGGTGGGCCCGCCCATCAGACTGCAGCCGGGGCTCAGCAAGAGCAACAAGGGACACAGCTTTAAGGAGCCAaggctgagcctgagcctgaAACCAGGTGGGAGCAGGCCTCCCCCttctgccctgggcctcccttctcccaggcTGCACCTCCAGCAGAGGGCAGGCCTGGACCACAGGCTGGGCCCGGTGCACCGGCGCCGgccgcctctccctctccctctccctctccggtGCTGCAGCTCCGGGCAGTGTGGGcctttctcccctgcccctctccctgcctccctcttctccccgcctcccctcctctcctgacAGTGGGTGGGAGCGGGCCTGAGAGTGCCCTGGCAATCTAGGAGGGTTCCCTGGAGGAGGCCAGAGGAGAGGGTCTTCCAGGCAGGGGACCCCGTGGCagtctgcaccccccccccacccctccacacagGAAGGGGTGGTGTCCAATCCCAGGCCCCAGCCGCTGACGCACACCTtcctctcaggctggctggcagcagCCTCGGGCTTGGCTGCGTCACTGCTGTGGAGATGACCTCACGCGGAGTTTCGAAGAGGCGCCTCGTTCTTCATGGCCACCTGACACCTCCCAGCTGGACGGGATGGCCGGTGTCCCTGGCCAGGGGTTCGAGGGCCAGTTTCGCTGCCTGGGAAGGTCCCCGCGGACCCTGAGTATCCCAGGGGCCATACCCACTGAGGAGGCGAAGCCCAGCGCACCCCTAATGCCCCCAACCCAGAAGCCACCTGCAGGGGGCCGTTCCCTGCCCAGGCCTTGGGGTTCGGTGCTGGCCAATCCGTCCCACGAGTCACCTCTCAGGCCCTCATCTTATTCCCAAGAAAAcaagccccacagcccagcccggccgTGGCGGAGAGTGGGGTCAGGGGTCTGTCTGGGGCCTAgatctcgggggggggggggtccccggtGGGCAGCTATCCTGGTGCTCCTCTAGGCTCCTGGCTGTCCAGTGGTCCAGGgagggcctccccacccccaaggtgTTCGGCCGGCTTTTGCCTCTGTCTCCCAGGAAGTGGCCCCTCAGACGGGCAGGCCTGCTGGGGGCGGAGACAGGGCCTCCCCTCGCTCCAGGGTCAGGCTGGGTTGGCCCGAGCTGCACGGGGATGGAGCAGCTTCAGACACGGTGGTCAAACCCgcttcccctacccccacccccgcaggtctcaggcctgggcggggctgttgggagtcaggctgcctgggtgggcctggcctggccggtTCCCACCAGCTCCCTCAGGGTCCTCTCCCCGGGTCCCCTGTCCAGGAGCCTCTGAGGAAATGAGCGgtgggctccccaccccccaggacctGTCCTCTCAGCTCCCGCTCACGCCCACTTGTCAGCACAACCCCCAGGTCACCACCACCGCCTCCCAGGCCCGGGGCAGAGTGAGCCCCCGGAGGGGAGGGCGAGACGGGAAGGGCACCTGGCCCcactctcccagcctccctcccaccaccccaagcCCCGCCTCTGCTGTTTCTGGTCTCCCCCATTCCCTGGGGCTTCTCTTTCCACACCTGCCAAGTAGGGGGAGCCTGCCTCCCGCGGGGCGGTCTGGGTCGGTGCACAGAGGCTGGGCCTGTGCCTGCACTCCGACCCCACTGACCTTCacagccccaccccacaccccacaccccacgcGCCTGCTGgggctcctctcctcccctgcgAGGACGAGCACCAGGAGGGCCTGCAGGCACACGGTAGGACCTTAAGCAGTGCCCAGAGTTCAGGTTCCACCAGCTGGCccttggtggggggtggggcaggctggcggCTGGTGGACCTCAGAGGGTCCCTGCAGAGCGGCGGGCACCCGGGGTGGCCGGACGGTGGCTCCCTAGGGACAGTGACAGCGGCACCCCTGGTCTGTGCCTGGTGTCCCACTGCCCCAGGACCAGGTCTGCCcagcagccccagaccccctCGGCTCAGCACAGGCTGCGCTGGCCCTGCAGGGCCGGGTGCTGGGGTGTCCGCAGGCTGGTGGAGCCTTTAGCGAGGGACTCACCTGCACCCCCAACCAGTCCTCTAGCCACACGGTGAGCACCACCTGGCTGCTTGGCACAGCCCTGAGCCCGCGATGTCCCTCCAGGGTCTGGACCACCCTCAGGGGTCGGGGGGCTTGGCCGAGCCGCACAGCCAGAGccggggtcggggaggggaggaggcggctcGCCCGCCCGCTCCTGCCCTGGGCGCCCTGGGCTGTCCCGGGCGGAAATGTTTAATTCGGTGGCACCGGGCACCTGCGTTTCAGTTGGACCCATCCCACAGATGGAGGTGCTGGTTCTCACCGCCCCGCTCCCTGCCACTCCTGCTGGGTCACAGCTTCCGTGGGTGTTGGAAGGTGGGGGCCCCCGGGCGGCTGAGCGCCCCAGAAATCCCCTTGGCGGCTCCCCCcgccctgggaaccaggaggagtGGCCGCCAGTTCCTGCTCCCGCTCAGCCCCGTAAGGAAGGCGGTAAGGAAACGCCCGCCGGGCGCCGGCTGGCAGGCGATGACTCagccgcccccgccgccctccgccctccgcccggcGGACAGGCCTCCCGCACCGCGCCCCCTGCGCTCCCGGCCGCTCCCGCCGCACGTGCGGCCCCAGCGGATCcgtccccccgcacccccccccccccacggcggGACTCCAAGCTCGGGGCCCAGGGAGAGGACAGGCCGCCGCCCCGGGACGGGAGGCGCGCGGCCTTCACCCCACATCTGCCGGGCACCACGCGGAGCTGTTGTAACACTTTCCGCTGTTACCGCATCTGAAAGGGGTGCCTGTCCGCTTCTCACCGCCGGACAATGGGGCTCAGAGCACCTGCTCTCCAGGGGCCCGGCCCTCGGGGCCAGGTGGGCGGGAGGCGATGGTGGCCAAGCCCCCGGAGGGTCTCCCGGGAAAAGGGCCCCTGTGGCGTGGGAGGGACTGGGGGCCGAGACCTGCTTCGCCCCAAGCGCGCTAGAGCGGCAGGGATGGGTGTTGGGGCGCCTGGAGGGTGGGGATCTGGGCGCCCCCTTCTCCGTCCCCGCCCTGGGTCGGCCCGGGCTGCGGGTGCTTCCCGGGGCCCCCGGGTGTTGAGTCACGGCGGGCAGGGCCGGACATTCCTCCGCGAGGCCGGCgtcctgggcggggcggggaccgCGTGTCACCCATGGGTCTGGGGTGCCGGGGGATCGGAGGGGCGCTGATGCGTTTGCAGACTTAAAGGAAAGGGTGACCGCGGGCGGCCGGGTGGCCGGGCTCGGGGGCTGGGACGGTGGGGCGCCGGTGGGCGGGACACGGAGCTGGGCGGGGGCGTGGCCTCCGGGGGCGTGtcgcggaggggcggggcctggcgcggggcggggccgctaTAAAGACCGCGCGCCCGGGCGGCCCGACCACACTGCTCTCGCCACCGCCGCCGGAGCGCGCcgcctgccccggccccgcctgcccgGCCCCGCGGACATGAAGACCCCCGGCGAGGTGCTGCGCGAGGGCGAGCTGGAGAAGCGCAGCGACAGCCTCTTCCAGCTCTGGAAGAAGAAGCGCGGCGTGCTCACCCCCGACCGCCTGCGCCTCTTCCCCGCCGGCCCGGGCGCGCGCCCCAAGGAGCTGCGCTTCCACTCCATCCTCAAGGTGGACTGCGTGGAGCGCACCGGCAAGTACGTCTACTTCACCATCGTCACCACCGACCGCAAGGAGATCGACTTCCGCTGCGCGGGCGAGAGCTGCTGGAACGCGGCCATCACGCTGGCGCTCATCGACTTCCAGAACCGCCGCGCCCTGCAGGACGTCCGCCTCCGCCAGGAGCGCGCCGcggccccccaccctccaggcgCCCCGACACCCGCGGCCCCCGAGCCCCGCTCGGCCCGCGCGTCCTGAGCCCGCGCGGTGAgtgcgcccgcccgcccgcccgccccggacGGCAGACGGTGGGGGGAGGCCCTGCCCCGTCGAGGGTTCACTTCGGAGAGGGGACCATCCGCGGCGTGTCCGGGGCGCGCGTCGGCAGCCGCCGCTTGCCTCGGTGGCATCGGGACCTCCGGGAACCGCAGGGGGGACCCGGCCGGCCCGCCCGGGCCCTGGCGCAGCCCCTGACCCCCGTCTCCCCGCAGGAGCCCGCACTGGACGAGTCGGCCGGGCCGCGCCGGCAGGAGCTGCTGATGCCCCCCTCGGACCGCGACGAGGActgaaggcggggccggggcggccggGTCCCTGCCCCGCAGAAGGGGACCTGCCCTGCGGagtcgccccgccccgccgcgcggGCGCGTTAAATTATTGGactatctatgtatttattttatggcTGTTTGTTTGAACCACGTCTTACGTCTTAATATTCTGTTTTTGCACCGGTGGCATTCCAAATAAACCGCTCGATCCCTCTCTTTTCTACCCGCGGTGCGGCCTGCCTTCCTGGGAATGGGGGGCCGCAGTCACGGGGTGCGGCGGTCAGCAGGGCAGGGAAGGGCCTGAATGAATGAGCggtggcccctcctccccggcAGCCGCGCCAGAGGCAGGAAGCCACTGGGGTTGGGCCCTGGCTGACTTCCGCTGGGGCGGGACCGGCaggacggggcgggggcggctTTGGCTCCGGGAGGTCATTTACACGCGGCGCCCCGTCAGGAGCCTCCCCGGGCCAGCTGCCCTCACGCCCACACGCCACCTGCTCGGCCGCCCGGCCTGCGGGCCTCTGGCCCCACCCGTCTGGCCACGCGCTCCGGGTGGTccggccgcccggccccgccATCGCCCGCCGTGCTGGGAGGATGTGGCGGAGCTGAGGCCTCGGAGGGCCCGGACCAGtgacaggggtggggaggcctgagggATCTGACACACTGGCCGtgtccgcccccgccccgccccctgggtgCTGGGCCCAGAGAGGAAGCCGCTTCCTGCCAGGCGTGCTCTGGAACACGGGGATGAAGTCCCCGGGcaaatgggggggcggggggttcagAGGGTAGGACGGGCCAGCCGCATGGTCCCCGGGCCCCCGGAGGGACCCTCCCACTCGTGGGGACGAATGAGCAGCCCGGAGCGAGATCCCGGTCCCCAAAGGGGTCCAGAGGAGTCGGGCTCCGTCCGGTTGGGGCCGGAATCTGAGGGTTTAATGGCTTTAAaggcagcctggggggggggaggggtggccttCAGGTCTCGGGCCGTGCACCCGTCAAGGTTGTCGTCGGTCACAGCAGCCCCTGGTCTCTCCTGCCCCGCACCCCTCTCCGGGAGCCGGGGTGAGGGTGCAGGGGGTGATGGTGCACCCAGGTCTCAGGCCTGGCTGCCCGGGCTCCCCGCTGGGCCCCCCACACGGAGGGAGGCCTTATGCCCACGCCCTTCCCAAGCCTGGAATTCCTGGTCTCTAAACACAAAAACGTTTTCTCTCAGGAACAGGAACAACTTGGAGAATTCATGGGGCGTGCGGGGGccgtgggggtgtgtgggggcgcCGTGGGGGCCACGTGCTCCCAGGGTCAGGCCCATGCtggagccggaggagggaaggggggcagcagGCTCCCCCTctctgggtggcagtgggggcacTTCTCACGGGAGGTGGTGATGGACTTCAGGGGCAAGGCCCCCCTCACACCGGGACAAGC contains:
- the PHLDA2 gene encoding pleckstrin homology-like domain family A member 2, with the translated sequence MKTPGEVLREGELEKRSDSLFQLWKKKRGVLTPDRLRLFPAGPGARPKELRFHSILKVDCVERTGKYVYFTIVTTDRKEIDFRCAGESCWNAAITLALIDFQNRRALQDVRLRQERAAAPHPPGAPTPAAPEPRSARAS